ggACCAAAAGGCTGCCCCCAACAGGGGGAAGAGGATAAATATTTTCAGATGTGCAGGAAAATGctattgttgacatggttgttgtcaACAATGCAATAAAACTGCGGGAGATTCAAGATAGAGTGCTGGCTGATAATGatatatttgaaaatgttaattctgtcagcacaacaactattgctcgagtcctaaagaaacaccaagttacaatgaaacagttatacactgtaccgttagagagaaacagtgaacgggtaaaagagcaaagataccaatatgtccaggtaagacgtctgaggttacgtacacagctatacaaaatatttacagtaaaaaaaaacactagcatttctacagtaaaactgtacactgtttttcagagagtaatggacgtggaagcactggaaagaccacattcatttgtatttatcgatgaagctggatttaaccttgccaaaacacgacgcagaggaaggaatgttataggtcaaagggccactgtggaggttccaggccaaagggggggaaatatcaccatgtgttctgcaatggccaatgatggtttgcttctcaacacaccactcattggcccatacaacacagaaaggcttatagctttcctagaacagctctatgctcagctagtgccagcagaacagggggagccagtaagaaacccccaagtttttgtcatagtttgcgataacgttgcttttcaccactcagcacatcacagatttatggttttgtacctgcctgcatattcacccttcctcaacccaatagaggagtttttctctgcctggaggtggaaagtgtttggtcaccacccacaagaccaaatgtctcttttggaagccatgcgtgccggatgtgaggacacgagtccagaggactgccagggatggataaggcactccagaaggttcttccccaggtgcatggcaagagaaaacattagatgtgatgttgaagaaaacctgtggcctgatgctagagagaggcaggattagcccctcaattatttgtttgaattacagtatgtacttttagtttctaccttttttttctcattactgtaattttgtaaattactacagactattgaagcaaactgctaattttcatttaccttaaagaattgttatgttctaaaaaatgtaataaatcatgtgaaagaacgtcactcttttctttgaagaaaatattactttgtatgaagtcactgaaattgttcaaactgtaaagatgaaaagtttgtattttctgtattggtgtttgatgctagtgtttttactctcagtgtgttctgagtgacagtgtgtgttatctcagtgagggttgtcatagtgtttggctgcactgagcgtgttttgagccatgtgttaagagttgtgttgcttggaatgagttttgcaggtgatgtgaactgtttagctcaggtgactgttggtagtgcagactgtagttagagttttgcacatgtgactccagttgtgcccactgtcatttagcaatcgaaaaaaacTGTAAGGGGATACTGCGTGATACTGGCACTTCTGACGttttctacttccccagagtcagataaactCGTGGATACCATGCTAATGTCTCTACatgcagtatgaaggaagttggaAGTAGATTCTCAAGCCAATCCttactagcattagcgcaatgactagAAGTCTACAGGTACAGTAGCATCTGTAGTCTTCCATCTGATGACACGCCTCTGCTCTAACATAGTTCATACAACGATTAGTATAGCTGTTTATCATTATTGTAAAATAGTGTTTACTCCAGTATGTCATCCTTAATGGTGTTTGGtcacaggggtgtgtgtgtgtgtgcgtgcgtgcgtgcgtgcgtgcgtgcgtgtgtgtgtgcgcgcgatgGGGAGGGAGAGCCTGGCACGATGATGTGCCTGCAAGGTTGGAGACTGTGCGTCACAGACTGTGTCCTCGGCTTCCCcatcccactcacacacacacacatacacatgcacacactctccCCACTACACACAGTCTTAGACCTCCTTATCGAAGCGTTCCACTCACTTCCCGGTAAACATCCTGAGCTGTCGGCAAGTGCCTTTGCCCCCCTTCCCCGTCCTTCaccctctccttgtttctctaCGTCTCTCTGGAGGTCTGGGTCAGACAATGCCATTGTGTTGGGCTCCAGTGTTGTCAGTGCTGTATTTgggtgtatgtatatgtgtgctcCACACAGTAACGTTACAGTAAGCTTGTTTCTGACAGTGTTCTACGCTCTGGTCCGTGTTCAGTGCTAAGTTCTTCGTctgttatttgtgtgtgtgttctgacggCATCTCTGATCTGTGTGTGAAGGTTCCCAGGAGTCGGACAGTTCTCAGACAGCTAAGAAAGACATGCTGGCAGCACTGAGGGCCAGGCAGGAGGCTCTGGAAGAGACACTCAAACAGAGACTAGAGGAACTCAAGGACATCTGTATCAGAGAGgcggtaagacacacacacacacacaaacacagacacaaacatacactacatgtacactcacacacacacatcaatgatTAATGATCAATATAATGtatttctgtccctccctctctaggaGTTGACAGGGAAGCTTCCTAAGGAGTATCCATTAGATCCAGGGGAGGAGCCTCCGACAGTCAGGAGGAAGATTGGCCCCGCCTTCAAACAGGACGAACACAAGATCAAGCCGAAAAGAGAGGTCAGAGAATACACTCAAACTGGTACTTTTGTAAATCCACATGAGAGCCAACTGTTTCCAGTGGTTCCATTCAGTTCAAGTAAATGGGAGGAGTTGTATTTGTCTCCCAGTATAGATACACTTCCTCATGAACCTGGAGTGATGTAATAGATATGGTTAAGACTTGGGGATGGAGAACTGATCCTAGATGATTGGTTGAAGCAGAAGAGTCACTGGGGCAGTGACTAAACCAGCAGTCTGGAATGTCTTAGATCTGGTTTGAAGTCATCCtcaatccctctttctccctgttcttCTATTTGTGCCGTAATATACTTTCCACTGCTACAGGGCTGACTAAAAATAGCCTGTCTGTTCCTTACCACAGGAAGTGGTtatagtgggagagaaagaaagtgtgtgcaagcgagcgtacatgtgtgtgtgtgtgtgtcttggatTGTATGCATTGAAACTGATCCAGTGGTAAAGTATTAGGAAACCGCCAGGCAAGCAGAAAGATGTCTCAGATTGTACACTAGTCAATCCTTATTACCTcagaacgaacacacacacacacacacacacacacacacacacacacacacacacacacacacacacacacacacacacacacacacacacacacacacacacacacacacacacacacacacacacacacacacacacacacacacacacacacacacacacacacacacacacacacacacagaggtcatTCTGGGATGTAGAGATTGTTAGTGAGAGGGATCCCTCTCACTAGGTAGTCTTGGGAGATGTTGACCTAACCCAAAACATCACTACTCTCTCTCCTAAGGGAAGTGTGTGCGAGTGCCTGCGTGCATGTGTGAAACAGGCCTACTGTTCTGTTTTTCTGAGGTGAGGTGAGGGTTaagggggagtgggggggtgTTCTGAGCTGAGGTGAGCTGGGGGTGTTTTAGGGGTTCTCAATGGAGATGAGACAGGACTCggaaagaaagggggaggaaggaagatAGATGATTTCCTCATTGTGTTTTTCCAGGCCTGGGAACATGCTTTAGGTTACTACTGGTGGACGTGGACGGGAGTTACTCATGTCTGAGTGTGTCAtagcctgtgtgtttgtttctctttGTGCACACagttatgtgtttgtgtgtacacgtgtgtcaCAATTCCTAACccttgcatctctctctctctctcaccaggaGGAAGAACTAGAGCGTCTAGAGAGGGAGTTTGCCATCCAATCACAGATCACGGAGGCTGCGAGGCGGTTGGCCAGCGATCCGCACGTGAGCAGTAAGAAGCTGAGGAAACAGAGGAAGACGTCGTACCTGAACGCACTGAGGAAACTCCAGGAGATAGAGAACGCCATCAACGAACACCGTGTCCGCTCTGGGAAGAAACCCACGCAACGCGCTTCGCTTATCATAGAGGGTGAGACTACACACATGCTGAGAGAATCGCTTATACGAACCACAGCGCGTAACAAACAGGGTGAGaccaggcacacatacacaacatcAAAAATTCACAtacaccatacatacacacacactcaaacacactcacacagtcacacacacacagctagaagTGCTCATAAACATTCATTTAAACACCTACCTAACCCCAACCAATGCCATAGTAAGAgtgttttcctctgttctctaCCACAGAGGCCAACATTGGCTCAGAGGACAGCTCTCTGTCTGACGCTCTGGTCCTAGACGACGGTATGtttacctctctatctctctctctctctctctctctctctctctctctctctctctctctctctctctctctctctctctctctctctctgtcactctctctctctctctctctctctctctctctctctctctctctctctgtcactctctctctctctctctctctctctctctctctctctctctctctctctctctctgccggacactctggtcctctctctctctctctctctctctctctctctctctctctctctgtctctctctctctctctgtctctctgtctctctctctctctctgtcactctctctctctctctctctctctctctctctctctctctctctctctctcgctccctctctctgccggACACTCTGGTCCTAGACGACGGTAtgtttacctccctctctctctctctacaactctctccctcttctctctctctctctctctgccggacACTCTGGTCCTAGACGatggtatgtttctctctctgtctctccctctctctctcgctctctctctccccctcactctctctctctctctgtctctctctctctctctctctctctctctctctctctctctctctgtcggacacTCTGGTCCTAGACGACgggatgtttctctctctctctccctctctctctctctctccctctctctgccggaCACTCTGGTCCTAGATGACGGTGtatttacctccctctctctctcgctctctctacaactctctccctctttctctctctctctctctgccggacACTCTGGTCCTAGACGATGGTatgtttacctctctctctctctgtctctccctctctctctctctctctccctctccctctctctctctctctctctctctctctctctctctctctctctctctctctctctctctctctctctctctctctctctctctctctctctctctctctctctctctctctctctctctctctctctctctctctctctctctgccggacACTCTGGTCCTAGACGACGGTatgtttacctctctctctatctctccctctttctctctctctctctccctctttctctctctctctctctgtcggacacTCTGGTCCtcggacatctctctctctccctctccctctccctcttctctctctctctctctctctctgccggacACTCTGGTCCTAGACGATGGTAtgtttacctccctctctctctgtctctcgctatctctctctctctctccctctttctttctctctctctctctctgtcggacacTCTGGTCCTAGACGACTGGATgtttacctctctttctctctctgttaacCTCACAGTGGAATAAATCTAAAGGTGTCATCATCAACCTTCTAATGGGGTCTAATCAGTGTTCAATCTAACCAatccctcctttcctctttctctgtctcttcagaTGACCCCCAGGTGACAGGGACCCCCACCTTCTCTCCGACAGCATCTCCACAAAAGGGCCTCCCTCCCCGGCCTCCCTCCCACAGCCGGccccctcctccccagtcccTAGAAGGCCTTAGGCACCTGCACTACTCTCGCTCCGAATACGACAAGTCCCCCATCAAACCCAAGATGTGGAGTGAGTCCTCGCTGGACGAACCCTACGAGAGGGTAAAAAAACGCTCCTCACACTCCAGGTGAGAGGTCAACTCTGTTGCCATGACGATAGCTCTATACTTGGGTCATGGGGCATGTGATAGTTGGTTTAACGATAGTAGAATGATTAGAAAATAGCAATAGTAATGTTAAGGTTTTctaagtgctctctctctccctgccagtcACAGGCGGTTCCCCAGCTCTGGTACTTGTGGGGAGGCAGGAGGCAGTAACTCTCTGCAGAGTAGCCCCATCAGGAGCCTTCCTCACTGGAGCGCCCAGTCCAGCATGCCCTCTACCCCTGACCTGAGGACCAGGACCCCTCAATATGTACACTCCACCAGGTAACCGCCAGATAACTTTGGAATAACCTTCAGACAACCGCCACACTACGGTCACCTCACTAGGTCAAAGCCACAACTATACTggaaaatctctctctctatctcccgccctccatctctccctcctttcacCAGGTCTGTGGACATCAGTCCCACCCGTCTGCAAAGCCTGGTTCAGCACTTTAGGAACCGCAGCTCCAGCCTGGAATCTCAGGGCAAGCTGTTGGCCTCCgaccccgacacacacactcacacagacaccctGGGAGCCCTGGGCAGCCCAGACTTCTTCTTGGCCCCAGGGACACGCAGCTCCAACGGCTCGGACCCGCTGGATGACTGTTCGTCCTGTACCTCCCAGAGCAGCTCAGAACACTACTACCCTGGGGGAGCGCCAGGCTCAAACCCTAACTACTCCACCCTGGGAGAGGACTCCCCCTCcaaagccaggcagagacagaggcagaggcacagGTTAGTACAGCAGAGCTGGGTGTGTCCAGGGATTTACTTTGGACTTGTTCATCAATCCTTGGAAGATCTCTGTGGCATGTTATATGTTTAATGtgtatatcctctctctctccaggtctgcAGGTCACCTTGGTTCCTCTAACTCTGGCTCCATGCCCAACCTGGCAGCCAAGAACGGTTCAGGGGGCAGTGGTACGGGGGGAGCAGGGACTGGGTCAGGGCAGCACGGGGTGTACCTCCACAGCCAGAGCCAGCCCTCGTCCCAGTACCGGATTAAAGAGTACCCCCTGTACGTAGAGGGAAGCCCCAACCCGGTGGTGGTGCGCAGCCTGGAGAGTGACCAGGAGGGCCACTACAGCGTCAAGGCCCAGTTCAAAACCTCCAGCTCCTACACAGCCGGGGGGCTCTACAAGGAGACCtgggggggtgaggaggggggagaggggagtggcAGACTCACCCCGTCCCGCTCCCAGATTGTACGGACTCCCTCACTGGggcgagaggggggaggaggggggagggcggTGGTGTCGGACGAGCTGAGGTGTTGGTACCAGCGCTCATCTGGCAGTCTAAAGGAGAGGAGTCACTGTGGCTCCAATGCGTCAGACAGCGGCTCGTTGCAAGGCACTCTGGGACACGGACGAGGCAACAGGGTGGGGATGCTCGCCAAGGGATCGCCAGGTGGGtgacaacacaccacacactcatcACCCTCAGCGGGGTCGCAACAACACAGCTTCCACTTGTGACACGACTTCCGCTTTTGGACATTAACAATGTGATATGGCCTCATAACTCCTCCACAGCCTTTTCTGGATTGGTTGAATAGTGCAGCAGAGGCCCTCTCCCgacagtttttattttattttacaccaGCTACATTAGGTTACACAGACATAGTTTATGTTCAAAGCTAAGTTTGGAGTTTTGACTGGGTTTGCTCAGGCAGTGTTAAGGATAGATGTTACATTTCCTATTATTTAcattcagattatgagactgacacgcTGCCTACTGCGCCAACAAGGCCTGTGTGTGAAGGAGAGGGGCCTCTGTTAAGGAGAGTGTGCGTAAAGTGATCCCGGAACTAAAGGAGCCTGTTTGTCACAGTGGTCACACCCCCACTTTAAGCCCCTTATCTGAGGCATAGCTGGGATTCCGCAACCCCTGACCACCGACCTTTgtctttgtgcgtgtgtgtgtgttttgtgtgtgtgtatgactgtgtgtaactgtgtataactgtgtatctctctgtatagCAGCGTCCCCTCACAGCCAGAGGAGTGTGACTCCCTCCAGTGAACAGGCTGCCACCCCCATACCCCCCAGCAGCCCACAACACATCCTCAACTGGCAGAGCGGGTACGACACTCATACACACaacctatacacacacaaactacatacacatacacacaacctatacacacacaaactacatacacatacacacaccaatacaTCATTGGCAGAGTGAGTTATAACGTGTTTGAGGATGAAGACCAGGCACTCAGGATCCTGCTCCTTTTGGGCCTTTAACCCTGGGTTAAAGGGTAAAAGTTAGAAGCTCTGGCTCCTGTATTACCATTCACAGGACATAATCTGCATCCTATCAAAGCATCTTCAGCTCTGCTTCTCTTTATACCCTCTTTATAACCTCCAACCTACACATAACATCTGCCCTTCTGCAGCACGGTACTCAGTCTAGCTACTGATCACAGGGCTGTCTTGTCTTCCTAAAGGACTTGGACTTGTTCTAACTCTCACCCTCACACTAAATACGCCAGAATGATTTGttaacttctctctttctctttcgctattctctctttttcctcctcaTTCCGTCCCTGttcatctctcaccctctctgtctgtactaacctctctgctgtctgtctgtctgtctgtctgtgtgtttcctgGTTTAGCGGTACAGCAGACAGCTCTCCTACTGAAGACGTGTGTCAGTCTCCCCCTCAGCCCAGCTCTGAAGCATAGaggtactgtctgtctgccaggacTCTGCCAGAACACAGACCTGGAAACACAACAGATAGACcagagaacaacagaacaacaatgTAGAACCATAGACCATAGAACCAAACCTGTCTGAACACGTAGAAACACACCCCATAGAATGAGTCCTGACACAAAGACATAGAAACCTGAACTAGATTAGGGACGTAGAACTAGATCCGCTTgactagatacagtgccttgcagaaGTATTCACTCCccgtggcatttttcctattttgttgcattacaacctataatttaaattgatttttatttggatttcatgtaatggaaatacacaaaatagtccaaattgttgaagtgaaatgaagaaaataacttgtttaaaaaaataaaattaaaacggAAAAGTGGTACATACATATTCAccactttgctatgaagcccctaaataagatcaaccaattaccttcagaatcacatcaatatttaaataaagtccacctgtgtgcaatataagtgtcacatgatctgtcacatgacctcagtatatatacacctgttctaaaaggccccagagtctgcaacaccactaagcaaggggcaccaccaagcaagtggcaccatgaagaccaaggagctctccaaacaggtcagggacaaagttgtggagaagaacagatcagggttgggttatacaaAAATATcccaaactttgaacatcccacagagcaccattaaatccattaaaaatggatggaaagaatatggcaacacaacaaacctgccaagagagggccgcccaccaaaactcacagaccaggcaaggagggaattaatcagagaggcaacaaagagaccaaagataaccctgaaggagctgcaaagctccacagcggagattggagtatctgtccataggaccactttaagatgttcactccacagagctggactttacagaagagtggccaacaaaaataagcaaacatgtttggtgttcgccaaaaggcatgtgggagacttcctctctggtcagatgagactaaaatgtagcttttcagccatcaaggaaaactctatgtctggcgcaaacccaacacctctcaacaCCCCCGAgaccaccatccccacagtgaagtttcccagggactgggaaactggtcagaattgaaggaatgatggatagtGCTAagtacagggaaattcttgagggaaacctgtttcagtcttccagagatttgagactgggacagaggttcaccttccagcaggacaatgacataCTACTAAAgtaacactcaagtggtttaagggaaaacatttaatgtcttggaatggcctagtcaaagcccagacctcaatccaattgagaatctgtggtatgacttaaagattgctgtacaccagcagaacccatccaacttgaaggagctggagcagttttgccttgaacaatgggcaaaaatcccagtggctagatgtgccaagattatagagacataccccaagagacttgcagctgtaattgctgcaaaagttggctctacaaagtattgaattgggggggggggtaaatagttatgcacgctcaagttttctatTTGTTTTGTATTCTTGTAtgttcacaataaaaaatatttagcatcttcaaagtggtaggcatgttgtgtaaatgaactgatacaaacccccccccaaaaaaaatatattttaattccaggttgtaaggcaacaaaataggaaaaatgccaatggGGGTGAATACTTCCGCATGCCACTGTATGTAGAAACAGAACCTGAACTAGATCAGGGGTATAGAAATAGAATCCCTTGTCTAGATTCTAAGTATTGTACCAACTGCTGAGTTGAATAGGGTCTTCCCATTATTAATCCATTCTAATAGCAGGTTTGGGAATGGTGTGTTCTATCTGCTTTGTTTCTATGGCTGTAACTGGACTGCATGTCTGCTGTGTCTGGCTGTCCCTGTTTCTGCCTGTAGCTGCTCTCTACAGTAAACCCTAATCTTCACTACTGTACCCTAATAGAAAAAAAGTCTAGGAAATGTAttatttggttccaggtagaactcttttgggttctatatagaaccctctgtggaaaaagtcatacctggaaccaaaaatgatttctcaaagggttctcctatggggacagctgaagaaccctttaggTTCTAGAAAACACATTTTTTCTAACAGTGTACTGTAGGGCTGActccatttagtcgactggtcgatcatttggtcgataggctgttggtcgactgaGATCTCTTTAGTCGAGCAGtagcaaaacatgtttttttaaatatggtCTACAGGACACCTATCTGATTCACgtctgtctgagtggactgatccattgtggaggccgtgGGGATGGCACAGTACATTACTAAGATGTGCTTCTGAAATTGTATATGGTGGTATTTATGTAAGAACAATGGTGAaacagaaataaaaataatattattttattattttgtgcTTTCTCCCACATTGAATAGTGGTCGCTGTCCGCAGTTCTGAAACACATCAGTGCACTGTTGAATTGGCGCcttttcctagaccatgttgctatgtgcataatagcaaagttaaccagcatattgaGAACAATGCAGCGAAGGCAGCAGCGGAGTTAAGAGAGGAGAAAACAGCCCTTGTCTTAATTGCCTAAGaaaatgaggagagaggaaaccccAACTTAATTAGGTCTCTAATCAACAGCCTATTAAATGTGCCTGGCTATATAAAACATCCATATGCAGtgtgttcagaaagtattcagtccccttgactttttacacattttgttatgttacatccttgttctaaaatgcattaaatagAATTCTACacataataacccataatgacaaaggaaaaacaggttttcagccatttttgctaatttatatatatttttttactgaaatgtcaaatttacataagtattcagaccttttactcagtactttgttgaagcacctttggcagtgattatagccACAAGTTTTCTTGggtacaagcttgacacacctgtatttgtggagtttctctcattcttctctgtagatcctctcaagctctgtcaggttagatggggagcatcgctgcacagttattttcaggtctctccagagatgttcgatcgggttcaagtccgggctctggctgggccactcaaggacattcccgaagtcccgaagccactcctgctttgtctaggctgtgtgcttagggtggttgtcctgttggaaggtaaacctttgccccagtctccGGTCCGgtccaggttttcatcaaggaacactctgtactttgctccgttcatctttccctctatcctgactagtctcgcagtccctgccgctgaaaaacatccccacagcatgatgctgccaccaccatgcttcaccatagggatggtgccaggtttcctcatgTGCAAGTAAAAGGCAcaggcaggctgtcatgtgccttttactgaggagtggcttccgcctggccactctaccataaaggcctgatttgtggagggctgcagagatggttgtcctcctggaaggttctcccatctccacagaggaactctggagctttgtcagagtgaccatccggttcttggtcacctccctgaccaaggcccttctcccccgattgctcagtttggccgggcgggcaGCTCTAGGGAgtgtcttgttggttccaaacttcttccatttaagaatgatagaggaccttcaaagctgcataATAAttgttatccattttagaataaggctagaAGGTAACggaatgtggaaaaggggaaggggtctgaatactttccaaatgcactgtatatttacaGAAATAAGACCGATCCTGCTTCTGTTGccagtgtgagtgtttgtttaatAACCTACTGGTTCCGTGCACACCAAGCCAATCTCACAAATGTGGCTGTTTTTAATCTTTGCTCGGCTGTAATAAAGGCcttacatattttttttaaccttaaaCCAGCCTCTGGtattatttagaatgatttaGTGTATTTTACACTTCCAAATTGTCCAACAAAATATATTCATAATAATAACCCTCCTTTTCCCTTGATttccttgttattgttattgttattattattattatttgtatgttCATCAATACAATAATAAGTAATGTCGTTATCATTAGTAGGCTTAGTATGGCAGCCTTTTATAACCACCATCGAGCTGTAGGCCTGAGAGCACATCCTGTTTAGTCTTAATCCCTTAACTAATTTAGGTCTGTATTTCAATATATAAGCTActgtatcaatcaatcattcattagttaatgtcatcacacagcatacgaGTCATTCATTATGTGAAATGCAATCAAGCTTTTTAgttttaaaatataaaataacaaaGCAACCATTGAATA
This sequence is a window from Oncorhynchus gorbuscha isolate QuinsamMale2020 ecotype Even-year linkage group LG01, OgorEven_v1.0, whole genome shotgun sequence. Protein-coding genes within it:
- the LOC124036285 gene encoding FERM domain-containing protein 4A-like isoform X3; this encodes MEVVLLHLEDVLFTRQGLPWTFTSSALRHLRALHLTHTHRCVPRPLYQMTEGRRCQVHLLDDRKLELLVQPKLMAKDLLDLVASHFNLKEKEYFGISYTDETGHFSWLQLDRRVLEHEFPKKSGPIVLYFCVRFYIESISYLKDNATIELFFLNAKSCIYKLIEVDSEVVFELASYILQEAKGDFTSNDVTRSDLKKLPALPTQALKEHPSLAYCEDRVIEHYKKLNGQSRGQAIVNYMSIVESLPTYGVHYYTVKDKQGIPWWLGLSYKGIFQYDYQDKVKPRKVFQWRQLENLYFREKKFSVEVHDPRSRASVTRRTFGHSGIAVHTWYACPALIKSIWAMAISQHQFYLDRKQSKSKIHAARSLSEIAIDLTETGTLKTSKLANMGSKGKIISGSSGSLLSSGSQESDSSQTAKKDMLAALRARQEALEETLKQRLEELKDICIREAELTGKLPKEYPLDPGEEPPTVRRKIGPAFKQDEHKIKPKREEEELERLEREFAIQSQITEAARRLASDPHVSSKKLRKQRKTSYLNALRKLQEIENAINEHRVRSGKKPTQRASLIIEGETTHMLRESLIRTTARNKQEANIGSEDSSLSDALVLDDDDPQVTGTPTFSPTASPQKGLPPRPPSHSRPPPPQSLEGLRHLHYSRSEYDKSPIKPKMWSESSLDEPYERVKKRSSHSSHRRFPSSGTCGEAGGSNSLQSSPIRSLPHWSAQSSMPSTPDLRTRTPQYVHSTRSVDISPTRLQSLVQHFRNRSSSLESQGKLLASDPDTHTHTDTLGALGSPDFFLAPGTRSSNGSDPLDDCSSCTSQSSSEHYYPGGAPGSNPNYSTLGEDSPSKARQRQRQRHRSAGHLGSSNSGSMPNLAAKNGSGGSGTGGAGTGSGQHGVYLHSQSQPSSQYRIKEYPLYVEGSPNPVVVRSLESDQEGHYSVKAQFKTSSSYTAGGLYKETWGGEEGGEGSGRLTPSRSQIVRTPSLGREGGGGGRAVVSDELRCWYQRSSGSLKERSHCGSNASDSGSLQGTLGHGRGNRVGMLAKGSPAASPHSQRSVTPSSEQAATPIPPSSPQHILNWQSGSFNDSCFLSSPLCSELTDVQWYGHDKAKPGTLV
- the LOC124036285 gene encoding FERM domain-containing protein 4A-like isoform X14; this encodes MEVVLLHLEDVLFTRQGLPWTFTSSALRHLRALHLTHTHRCVPRPLYQMTEGRRCQVHLLDDRKLELLVQPKLMAKDLLDLVASHFNLKEKEYFGISYTDETGHFSWLQLDRRVLEHEFPKKSGPIVLYFCVRFYIESISYLKDNATIELFFLNAKSCIYKELIEVDSEVVFELASYILQEAKGDFTSNDVTRSDLKKLPALPTQALKEHPSLAYCEDRVIEHYKKLNGQSRGQAIVNYMSIVESLPTYGVHYYTVKDKQGIPWWLGLSYKGIFQYDYQDKVKPRKVFQWRQLENLYFREKKFSVEVHDPRSRASVTRRTFGHSGIAVHTWYACPALIKSIWAMAISQHQFYLDRKQSKSKIHAARSLSEIAIDLTETGTLKTSKLANMGSKGKIISGSSGSLLSSGSQESDSSQTAKKDMLAALRARQEALEETLKQRLEELKDICIREAELTGKLPKEYPLDPGEEPPTVRRKIGPAFKQDEHKIKPKREEEELERLEREFAIQSQITEAARRLASDPHVSSKKLRKQRKTSYLNALRKLQEIENAINEHRVRSGKKPTQRASLIIEEANIGSEDSSLSDALVLDDDDPQVTGTPTFSPTASPQKGLPPRPPSHSRPPPPQSLEGLRHLHYSRSEYDKSPIKPKMWSESSLDEPYERVKKRSSHSSHRRFPSSGTCGEAGGSNSLQSSPIRSLPHWSAQSSMPSTPDLRTRTPQYVHSTRSVDISPTRLQSLVQHFRNRSSSLESQGKLLASDPDTHTHTDTLGALGSPDFFLAPGTRSSNGSDPLDDCSSCTSQSSSEHYYPGGAPGSNPNYSTLGEDSPSKARQRQRQRHRSAGHLGSSNSGSMPNLAAKNGSGGSGTGGAGTGSGQHGVYLHSQSQPSSQYRIKEYPLYVEGSPNPVVVRSLESDQEGHYSVKAQFKTSSSYTAGGLYKETWGGEEGGEGSGRLTPSRSQIVRTPSLGREGGGGGRAVVSDELRCWYQRSSGSLKERSHCGSNASDSGSLQGTLGHGRGNRVGMLAKGSPAASPHSQRSVTPSSEQAATPIPPSSPQHILNWQSGGTADSSPTEDVCQSPPQPSSEA